A DNA window from Sphingomonas profundi contains the following coding sequences:
- a CDS encoding glycosyltransferase family 2 protein, whose protein sequence is MRDDPAVSVVVPAFQAAGTIGRTLASLTAQRRADWEAIVVDDGSGDATAAIVARWAAADPRIRLLRQPNAGAAAARNRGLAAARGAWTLFLDADDTIDPAYLAVMLRGLGRSGKADAIACGHVRPSADGTRLARTPAPRLDRDPIGLCDLRPPTAIHAIVCRTTLLRDLGGFDTRLATNEDWDLWRRLARAGARFAIEHRALAHYRSAPASLTRDGAAMLRDTLAMLGRIADDGGVPVSAQAAFDALMWNAGMAIGGGGSGLALPALLPGLRHPSDPARAIAALAEGLMLGAGRPYRDLLPAWERFGPRVEALLAEVEGRCGPPPGPSLARRIEREVIRMARFATAARAGRSLGVMLAPHHLVRGIAPVAGVERLVAKVPFVRPRSLLMVEADLGDGLSGGAIRRLLGDRLAGRGEG, encoded by the coding sequence TTGCGCGATGATCCGGCCGTCAGCGTCGTGGTGCCCGCCTTCCAGGCGGCGGGCACGATCGGGCGCACCCTGGCCAGCCTGACGGCGCAGCGCCGGGCGGACTGGGAGGCGATCGTCGTCGACGACGGATCGGGCGACGCCACCGCCGCGATCGTGGCGCGGTGGGCTGCCGCCGATCCGCGCATCCGCCTGCTGCGCCAGCCGAACGCCGGCGCCGCCGCCGCGCGCAATCGCGGGCTGGCGGCGGCGCGCGGCGCGTGGACGCTGTTCCTGGACGCGGACGACACGATCGATCCGGCCTATCTGGCCGTGATGCTGCGCGGGCTGGGCCGCAGCGGCAAGGCGGATGCCATCGCCTGCGGCCATGTGCGGCCGTCGGCGGACGGCACGCGGCTGGCGCGCACGCCCGCGCCGCGGCTTGACCGCGATCCTATCGGCCTGTGCGATCTGCGGCCGCCGACGGCGATCCACGCGATCGTCTGCCGCACGACGCTTCTGCGCGATCTCGGCGGGTTCGACACGCGTCTGGCGACCAACGAGGATTGGGATCTGTGGCGGCGGCTGGCGCGCGCCGGCGCCCGCTTCGCTATCGAGCACCGCGCGCTGGCGCATTATCGGTCCGCGCCCGCCTCGCTGACCCGCGACGGCGCGGCCATGCTGCGCGACACGCTGGCGATGCTGGGCCGCATTGCCGACGACGGCGGCGTGCCGGTCTCCGCGCAGGCCGCGTTCGATGCGCTGATGTGGAATGCCGGCATGGCGATCGGCGGCGGGGGGAGCGGGCTGGCGCTGCCGGCGCTGCTGCCCGGCCTGCGCCACCCGTCCGATCCGGCGCGGGCGATCGCCGCGCTGGCCGAGGGGCTGATGCTGGGCGCGGGCCGCCCCTATCGCGATCTGCTGCCCGCGTGGGAGCGGTTCGGCCCGCGCGTGGAAGCCTTGCTGGCGGAGGTGGAAGGCCGCTGCGGGCCGCCGCCCGGCCCGTCGCTTGCGCGGAGGATCGAGCGCGAGGTGATCCGCATGGCGCGCTTCGCCACGGCGGCGCGGGCCGGCCGCAGCCTGGGCGTGATGCTGGCGCCGCATCATCTTGTGCGCGGCATCGCGCCGGTGGCGGGCGTGGAGCGCCTGGTCGCCAAGGTGCCGTTCGTCCGCCCGCGATCGCTGCTGATGGTGGAGGCCGATCTCGGCGACGGGCTGAGCGGCGGCGCGATCCGCCGCCTGCTGGGCGACCGGCTGGCGGGGCGGGGCGAGGGATGA
- a CDS encoding glycosyltransferase family 4 protein has product MMHDETGFELVINGRFLSQRMTGVQRVAREFVGALDRRLVEGRYPGLRVRLVAQRDAVLAGPALRAIAVERVGGGSGHRWEQLALPGHVGAAALLCLGNSAPVLSLLGRRPVAVMLHDLAYRLFPGDYPLAYRLLHRAIDMVLLKRARPLVTVSAAERSVIGGLHPSAGPRILVAANGGFANDAPPAARWRPRRGDGAYGLYVGALSDRKNGAGIVQAAIDLARATGAGFKLAGPAAKAAHAIPEDVRTLIEFCGYVDDAALLDLYAGASFFLFPSFYEASGLPPVEAMTVGCPVIVSDIPVMRERCGDAALYCDPHDRHSILRACRDLIEQPALAERMSALGRAQAATFTWEKQVDRVIGAIAAEMRRDRAAG; this is encoded by the coding sequence ATGATGCATGACGAGACGGGGTTCGAACTCGTCATCAACGGCCGCTTCCTCAGCCAGCGGATGACGGGCGTGCAGCGCGTCGCGCGGGAGTTCGTCGGCGCGCTCGATCGGCGGCTGGTGGAGGGTCGCTATCCCGGGCTGCGGGTGCGGCTGGTGGCGCAGCGCGACGCCGTGCTCGCCGGGCCGGCGCTCCGCGCCATCGCGGTCGAGCGGGTCGGCGGCGGCAGCGGCCATCGGTGGGAGCAGCTCGCCCTGCCCGGCCATGTCGGCGCGGCGGCCCTGCTGTGCCTCGGCAACAGCGCGCCGGTGCTGTCGCTGCTCGGCCGCCGCCCGGTCGCGGTGATGCTGCACGATCTGGCCTACCGGCTGTTTCCCGGCGACTATCCGCTCGCCTACCGGCTGCTGCACCGCGCGATCGACATGGTGCTGCTGAAGCGCGCGCGCCCGCTCGTCACCGTCTCCGCGGCGGAGCGCAGCGTGATCGGCGGGCTGCACCCGTCGGCCGGGCCGCGCATCCTCGTCGCCGCGAACGGCGGCTTCGCCAACGATGCGCCGCCCGCCGCGCGATGGCGGCCGCGCCGGGGGGACGGCGCCTACGGCCTCTATGTCGGCGCGCTCTCCGATCGGAAGAACGGCGCGGGCATCGTACAGGCGGCAATCGATCTGGCGCGGGCGACCGGCGCGGGCTTCAAGCTGGCCGGGCCGGCGGCCAAGGCGGCGCACGCCATACCGGAGGATGTGCGGACGCTGATCGAGTTCTGCGGCTATGTCGACGATGCCGCGCTGCTCGATCTCTACGCCGGCGCCTCCTTCTTCCTGTTCCCCTCCTTCTACGAAGCGTCCGGCCTGCCGCCGGTGGAGGCGATGACGGTCGGCTGCCCGGTGATCGTCTCCGACATCCCGGTGATGCGCGAGCGGTGCGGCGATGCGGCGCTCTACTGCGATCCGCACGACCGCCACTCGATCCTGCGCGCCTGCCGCGACCTGATCGAGCAGCCGGCGCTGGCCGAGCGGATGAGCGCGCTCGGTCGCGCCCAGGCGGCGACCTTCACGTGGGAGAAGCAGGTCGATCGCGTGATCGGCGCGATCGCGGCCGAGATGCGGCGCGACCGCGCCGCCGGATGA
- a CDS encoding glycosyltransferase translates to MRAPRRVAIVHYWLVGMRGGERVLERLIHLFPQADIFTHVYVPERVSAAIRARPVRTSFIQRLPGAARHYQKYLPLMPMALEQLDLRGYDLVISSESGPAKGVIAAPDALHVCYCHSPMRYLWDHYHDYRESAGGLARAAMPWMFHRLRGWDVTSAARVDRFVANSGFIRQRIARAWRRDADIVHPPVAVDLFAPAAQRDAHYLWVGQMTPYKRADVALETFNRLGLPLLMIGEGEMLETLRRRARPNVTILPRVDLAGLTRAYARSRALIFTAEEDFGIVPVEAMASGTPVLAYGRGGARDSVVADVTGRFFDAQTADCLVDAVEALEQWLPHFDPLAAVAHARRFAPERFDEGMMRVIGAAAGQAETTAREWQAPVREPEVLA, encoded by the coding sequence ATGAGGGCGCCGCGCCGCGTCGCCATCGTCCACTACTGGCTCGTCGGCATGCGCGGCGGCGAGCGGGTGCTGGAGCGACTGATCCACCTGTTCCCGCAGGCGGACATCTTTACCCACGTCTACGTGCCGGAGCGCGTCTCCGCCGCCATCCGCGCGCGGCCGGTGCGGACCAGCTTCATCCAGCGGCTGCCGGGCGCCGCCCGGCACTACCAGAAGTATCTGCCGCTGATGCCGATGGCGCTGGAGCAGCTGGACCTGCGCGGCTACGATCTGGTCATCAGCAGCGAATCCGGCCCGGCCAAGGGCGTGATCGCGGCGCCGGACGCGCTGCACGTCTGCTACTGCCACTCGCCGATGCGGTATCTGTGGGATCACTATCACGATTATCGCGAGAGCGCCGGCGGCCTCGCCCGCGCGGCGATGCCGTGGATGTTCCACCGGCTGCGCGGCTGGGACGTGACGTCGGCGGCGCGGGTCGATCGCTTCGTCGCCAATTCCGGCTTCATCCGCCAGCGCATCGCCCGGGCGTGGCGGCGCGATGCCGATATCGTCCACCCGCCGGTGGCGGTGGACCTGTTCGCCCCGGCGGCGCAGCGCGACGCGCATTACCTCTGGGTCGGCCAGATGACGCCCTACAAGCGCGCGGACGTGGCGCTGGAGACGTTCAACCGGCTGGGCCTGCCGCTGCTGATGATCGGCGAGGGCGAGATGCTGGAGACGCTGCGCCGCCGCGCCCGCCCGAACGTGACGATCCTGCCGCGCGTCGACCTTGCCGGGCTGACTCGCGCCTATGCCCGCAGCCGGGCGCTGATCTTCACCGCCGAGGAGGATTTCGGCATCGTGCCGGTGGAGGCGATGGCATCGGGCACGCCGGTGCTGGCCTATGGGCGCGGCGGCGCGCGCGATTCGGTGGTGGCGGACGTCACCGGCCGCTTCTTCGACGCGCAGACGGCCGATTGCCTGGTCGATGCGGTGGAGGCGCTGGAGCAATGGCTGCCGCACTTCGATCCGCTCGCCGCCGTCGCCCACGCCCGCCGCTTCGCCCCCGAACGGTTCGACGAGGGGATGATGCGGGTGATCGGCGCGGCCGCCGGCCAGGCGGAGACTACGGCCCGCGAATGGCAGGCGCCCGTGCGCGAGCCTGAGGTGCTGGCGTGA
- a CDS encoding oligosaccharide flippase family protein encodes MMTRRDFAAALTAGAGLLARASNQIATVVVTLVATRYLAPAEFGVFALASIAITLIRTLLYSGAFEYLLKARDAGDCSSESLAVNLALAVGLGVLLGAIALIAGRLFAADAIALALLAMLPSNLVSAVAAWRESLLLRTGRLRLYYALTTLAELAAMVLAIALLFAGFKVAALIWQLYARNLATLILYMLASPAIYSRRFSRARFVAVLRWSTSRYAAMLVGFGATYSADLFLGIFLSPAATGLFRASSRIVTAVTDMFNQPARTFAMTIFSQRAAAAQRSDTMWPVFFVMAAAVGWAALVGLAAVATAVVPVLLGPQWQAATALVPLLCLARAFSLFDTVASTVLVAYDEQRPLFYIQCTNAAVGVALIALSAPFGLVAVTISTAVSTCLGSTILAVVALRRLPGSQAMLRQTMPALIPPLVATAAGAMAGRAMATGLGLGTAQAAVLAIASGIVAWLLALIAIRHRLLDMILHLRGDPPHPATALAD; translated from the coding sequence ATGATGACGCGGCGCGACTTCGCCGCCGCGCTCACCGCCGGCGCGGGCCTGCTGGCGCGCGCATCCAACCAGATCGCCACCGTGGTCGTCACGCTGGTGGCGACGCGCTATCTGGCGCCGGCGGAGTTCGGCGTGTTCGCGCTGGCATCGATCGCCATCACCCTGATCCGCACCCTGCTCTACAGCGGGGCGTTCGAATATCTGCTGAAGGCGCGCGATGCGGGCGATTGCTCCAGCGAGAGCCTGGCCGTCAACCTCGCGCTGGCGGTGGGGCTGGGCGTGCTGCTGGGCGCGATCGCGCTGATCGCCGGCCGGCTGTTCGCGGCCGATGCGATCGCGCTCGCCCTGCTGGCTATGCTGCCCTCCAACCTCGTCTCGGCGGTGGCGGCGTGGCGCGAATCGCTGCTGCTGCGCACCGGCCGGCTGCGGCTCTATTACGCGCTCACCACCCTGGCGGAACTGGCCGCGATGGTGCTGGCGATCGCGCTGCTGTTCGCCGGCTTCAAGGTGGCGGCGCTGATCTGGCAGCTCTACGCGCGTAACCTGGCCACGCTGATCCTCTACATGCTGGCCTCGCCTGCGATCTACTCGCGCCGTTTCTCGCGCGCGCGCTTCGTGGCGGTGCTGCGCTGGTCGACGAGCCGCTACGCCGCGATGCTCGTCGGTTTCGGCGCCACCTACAGCGCCGATCTGTTCCTCGGCATCTTCCTGTCGCCGGCCGCCACCGGCCTGTTCCGCGCCAGCAGCCGCATCGTCACGGCGGTGACGGACATGTTCAACCAGCCCGCCCGCACCTTCGCCATGACGATCTTCTCCCAGCGCGCGGCCGCGGCCCAGCGATCGGACACGATGTGGCCGGTCTTCTTCGTCATGGCGGCGGCGGTCGGCTGGGCCGCGCTGGTGGGTCTGGCGGCGGTGGCGACGGCCGTCGTGCCCGTACTGCTCGGCCCGCAGTGGCAGGCGGCGACGGCGCTGGTGCCGCTGCTGTGCCTGGCCCGCGCCTTCTCGCTGTTCGATACCGTCGCCAGCACCGTGCTGGTCGCCTATGACGAGCAGCGCCCGCTCTTCTACATCCAGTGCACGAACGCCGCCGTGGGCGTGGCGCTGATCGCCCTGTCCGCGCCGTTCGGCCTGGTCGCGGTGACGATCTCCACCGCCGTCTCCACCTGCCTCGGCTCGACCATCCTCGCCGTCGTCGCGCTGCGGCGCCTGCCGGGATCGCAGGCGATGCTGCGGCAGACCATGCCGGCGCTGATCCCGCCGCTGGTGGCGACGGCGGCCGGCGCGATGGCCGGGCGCGCGATGGCGACCGGCCTCGGTCTCGGCACGGCGCAGGCGGCGGTGCTGGCGATCGCGAGTGGCATCGTCGCCTGGCTGCTCGCGCTGATCGCCATCCGCCACCGGCTGCTGGACATGATCCTGCACCTGCGCGGCGATCCGCCCCACCCGGCCACGGCGCTGGCGGACTGA
- a CDS encoding acyltransferase family protein, protein MLPRNTNITAGIIVSTECLGLDADHAQRRAGQLDAIRALCVIAVLFSHTISEAYRVGEYEFFEFGAYGVTMFFVLSGYLITGQLLATQDRRRAWGDGIGRPLARFYAKRMLRLFPAYYLALAVAAMLALPNIRAELHWHLLQLSDILFALDQNAEDTSAAGHLWSLTVEWQFYLVWPLALFLLPGRALPWAIGAMAAAGAYSWAPIVPLDPVIERTNILQSIDSLAFGAALALAAHRRRPLGWLAWAGWIGAGMFAVQVALLMAGHGRVGGWLAMPAHEGMNLAFAAITWRAASGFGGRTGALLELRPLRYIGLISYGIYVYHQFILALMERASRQLGLGALHYDAWLTVKLFLLSAAVAALSWHWVEAPINRLRAHLAYRRPPASGGALPRRIGAW, encoded by the coding sequence TTGCTGCCGCGCAACACGAATATTACCGCCGGCATCATCGTCTCGACGGAGTGCCTCGGATTGGATGCGGATCACGCACAACGGCGCGCCGGCCAGCTCGATGCGATCCGCGCGCTGTGCGTGATCGCGGTGCTGTTCTCGCACACCATCTCCGAGGCGTATCGCGTCGGCGAGTATGAGTTCTTCGAGTTCGGCGCCTACGGCGTCACGATGTTCTTCGTCCTGAGCGGCTATCTGATCACCGGCCAGCTGCTCGCCACGCAGGACAGGCGGCGCGCGTGGGGAGACGGGATCGGCCGGCCGCTGGCGCGCTTCTACGCCAAGCGGATGCTGCGGCTGTTCCCGGCCTACTATCTGGCGCTCGCCGTGGCGGCGATGCTGGCGCTGCCGAACATCCGAGCCGAGCTGCACTGGCACCTGCTGCAACTGTCCGACATCCTGTTCGCGCTGGACCAGAATGCCGAGGATACCTCCGCCGCCGGCCATCTGTGGAGCCTGACGGTCGAGTGGCAATTCTACCTCGTCTGGCCGCTCGCACTGTTCCTGCTGCCGGGGCGGGCGCTGCCGTGGGCGATCGGCGCGATGGCGGCGGCCGGCGCCTATAGCTGGGCGCCGATCGTGCCGCTGGACCCGGTGATCGAGCGGACGAACATTCTCCAGTCGATCGACTCGCTGGCGTTCGGCGCCGCTCTGGCGCTCGCCGCGCATCGCCGCCGGCCGCTCGGCTGGCTGGCGTGGGCGGGGTGGATCGGCGCCGGCATGTTCGCCGTGCAGGTGGCCCTGCTGATGGCGGGCCACGGCCGCGTCGGCGGATGGCTGGCCATGCCGGCGCACGAGGGCATGAACCTGGCCTTCGCCGCGATCACGTGGCGCGCCGCGAGCGGGTTCGGCGGCCGCACCGGCGCGCTGCTGGAGCTGCGGCCGCTGCGCTACATCGGCCTGATCAGCTACGGCATCTACGTCTACCACCAGTTCATCCTCGCGCTGATGGAGCGCGCGTCGCGCCAGCTCGGCCTGGGCGCGCTCCATTATGATGCGTGGCTGACGGTGAAGCTGTTCCTGCTCTCGGCGGCGGTGGCGGCTTTGTCCTGGCACTGGGTGGAGGCGCCGATCAACCGCCTGCGCGCGCACCTCGCCTATCGTCGCCCGCCCGCGTCCGGCGGCGCGCTGCCGCGCCGGATCGGGGCGTGGTGA
- a CDS encoding glycosyltransferase family 2 protein produces the protein MSDRPRAAVIMPARNAAGTIVAALASARRQTVADVEIVVVDDGSTDMTAALVAAAAAADPRIRLIRQPHAGPIAARNRAIAASTADHVAPLDADDVWHPLYLAETIAALQRQPTAGFAYALHHVIDAAGHVIATPPLPLVAGHGYHRHLLTNFVGCGSAAVFRRAALLAAGGYDAVTWGWRGAEDYLLQLRVAARAPIACVPRRLVGYRRVPDSLSADMPRMGAARRRAIATALHAMPSPLPVLRWAGADADRAAAARLLLGGHWPAALALGTRALACDPAATLADLARRLRNRWHRAMPAARVPFDQMVPEDECAPRFGPPFDGRLRRLATLDLQT, from the coding sequence ATGAGCGATCGTCCGCGCGCCGCCGTCATCATGCCGGCGCGCAACGCCGCCGGCACGATTGTCGCAGCACTCGCCTCGGCGCGGCGGCAGACGGTGGCTGATGTCGAGATCGTCGTGGTGGACGACGGATCGACCGACATGACCGCCGCGCTCGTCGCTGCCGCCGCCGCCGCCGATCCGCGCATCCGCCTGATCCGCCAGCCGCATGCCGGGCCGATCGCCGCCCGCAACCGCGCGATCGCCGCGTCGACGGCGGATCATGTCGCGCCGCTGGATGCCGACGACGTGTGGCATCCGCTCTACCTTGCGGAAACGATCGCCGCGCTTCAGCGGCAGCCGACCGCGGGCTTCGCCTACGCGCTGCATCATGTGATCGATGCGGCCGGCCATGTGATCGCCACCCCGCCGCTGCCGCTGGTGGCGGGCCACGGCTATCACCGCCACCTGCTGACCAACTTCGTCGGCTGCGGCAGCGCGGCGGTGTTCCGGCGCGCGGCGCTGCTGGCGGCCGGCGGCTATGATGCGGTGACGTGGGGCTGGCGGGGAGCGGAGGATTATCTGTTGCAGTTGCGCGTTGCCGCGCGTGCGCCGATCGCCTGCGTGCCGCGCCGGCTGGTCGGCTACCGGCGTGTGCCCGACAGCCTCTCGGCCGACATGCCGCGCATGGGCGCGGCGCGACGGCGGGCGATCGCCACCGCCCTGCACGCGATGCCGTCGCCGCTGCCGGTGCTGCGCTGGGCGGGCGCCGACGCCGATCGCGCGGCGGCGGCGCGGCTGCTGCTGGGCGGCCACTGGCCGGCCGCGCTCGCGCTCGGCACCCGCGCGCTGGCGTGCGATCCGGCGGCGACGCTCGCCGATCTCGCGCGGCGGCTGCGCAACCGGTGGCACCGGGCGATGCCGGCGGCACGCGTGCCGTTCGACCAGATGGTGCCGGAAGACGAGTGCGCCCCGCGCTTCGGTCCGCCGTTCGATGGGCGGCTGCGGCGGCTCGCCACGCTGGACCTGCAAACCTAG
- a CDS encoding glycosyltransferase family 2 protein — translation MRIFVVVATLSRPETVRQTVLHLERQTRPPDGVLIAAVRAEDAPGIASDRFAVTLLLSEKGSCRQRNAGIEALRDRADVLLFLDDDFVADERYIAELEMLLERNPDIAGATGRIVADGIDGPGFSFEQARDMLARDVPPADQPPTWPTEAMYGCNMAVRLSATGDIRFDEDLPLYGWLEDIDFTYRVGRRGRLVGAAAMRGVHMGIKRGRTSGRRFGYSQIANPVHMLRKRTIPRALAWRMMRNNLLANVGRSLRPEPWVDRGGRLRGNLRALADLARGRLHPRRILELE, via the coding sequence GTGAGGATATTCGTCGTCGTCGCCACGCTCAGCCGGCCGGAGACGGTGCGCCAGACCGTGCTGCACCTGGAGCGGCAGACCCGCCCGCCGGACGGCGTGCTGATCGCCGCGGTGCGGGCGGAGGATGCGCCCGGCATCGCCTCCGACCGCTTCGCCGTGACGCTGCTGCTGAGCGAGAAGGGATCCTGCCGGCAGCGCAACGCCGGCATCGAGGCGCTGCGCGACAGGGCCGACGTGCTGCTGTTCCTGGACGACGATTTCGTGGCCGACGAACGCTACATCGCCGAACTGGAAATGCTGCTGGAGCGGAACCCGGACATCGCCGGCGCCACCGGCCGCATCGTCGCCGACGGCATCGACGGGCCGGGCTTCAGCTTCGAGCAGGCGCGCGACATGCTGGCGCGCGACGTGCCGCCGGCGGATCAGCCGCCCACCTGGCCCACCGAGGCGATGTACGGCTGCAACATGGCGGTGCGCCTCTCCGCCACCGGCGATATCCGCTTCGACGAGGATCTGCCGCTCTACGGCTGGCTGGAGGATATCGATTTCACCTACCGCGTCGGCCGGCGCGGGCGGCTGGTCGGCGCGGCGGCGATGCGCGGCGTGCACATGGGCATCAAGCGCGGCCGCACCTCCGGCCGGCGCTTCGGCTACTCGCAGATCGCCAACCCCGTCCACATGCTGCGCAAGCGCACCATCCCGCGCGCGCTGGCCTGGCGGATGATGCGCAACAACCTGCTCGCCAATGTCGGCCGCAGCCTGCGGCCGGAGCCGTGGGTCGATCGCGGCGGCCGGCTGCGCGGCAACCTGCGCGCGCTGGCCGATCTGGCGCGCGGCCGGCTCCACCCCCGTCGCATCCTCGAACTGGAGTAG
- a CDS encoding glycosyltransferase family 2 protein, translating into MTSPDHARFDVSLIVATLGRTIPNRRLLTSLAKQRAVSFEVIVVDQNDEDILAPYLHGDWPFPVTHMRRPGERGASRARNCGWPVARAPVLLFPDDDSWYPTDFLARGLTQMADRRVDILTGRSTDETGLTINDRYARRPGRIGRHGVWTRQIEWITFFRRDVVQRAGGFDETIGLGAPTPWQAGEGPDLILRAIANGATAWYDPGLTAFHDELPTRNPDAAMMRKGRAYARGMGRVLRRRRFPVGTLLYWCGRALLAMLRSAFALDWRRARYFFLVFLGRLEGYAGRVWRG; encoded by the coding sequence ATGACGTCGCCGGACCATGCCCGCTTCGACGTCAGCCTGATCGTCGCGACGCTCGGCCGCACCATCCCGAACCGGCGGCTGCTGACGAGTCTCGCCAAGCAGCGCGCCGTCTCGTTCGAGGTGATCGTCGTCGACCAGAATGACGAGGACATATTGGCGCCGTACCTGCACGGCGACTGGCCCTTTCCCGTCACCCACATGCGCCGCCCCGGCGAACGCGGCGCCAGCCGCGCGCGCAACTGCGGCTGGCCGGTCGCGCGGGCGCCGGTGCTGCTCTTCCCGGACGACGATTCCTGGTATCCCACCGATTTCCTCGCGCGCGGCCTCACCCAGATGGCGGACCGGCGCGTCGACATCCTCACCGGGCGATCCACCGACGAGACCGGGCTGACGATCAACGACCGCTACGCCCGCCGGCCGGGCCGCATCGGGCGGCACGGCGTGTGGACGCGGCAGATCGAGTGGATCACCTTCTTCCGCCGCGACGTGGTGCAGCGCGCCGGCGGCTTCGACGAGACGATCGGGCTCGGCGCGCCGACCCCGTGGCAGGCGGGCGAAGGGCCGGATCTCATTCTGCGCGCGATCGCGAACGGCGCCACCGCCTGGTACGATCCGGGCCTCACCGCCTTTCACGACGAACTGCCCACCCGCAATCCGGATGCGGCGATGATGCGCAAGGGCCGCGCTTATGCGCGCGGCATGGGCCGGGTGCTGCGGCGACGGCGCTTCCCGGTCGGCACCCTGCTCTACTGGTGCGGGCGGGCGCTGCTGGCGATGCTGCGATCGGCCTTCGCGCTGGATTGGCGGCGCGCCCGCTACTTCTTCCTCGTCTTCCTCGGGCGCCTGGAAGGTTACGCCGGCCGCGTCTGGCGCGGCTAG
- a CDS encoding glycosyltransferase family 4 protein produces the protein MRPIVFNGKFYGGSLNGVHRVADRLIRAVDDELGAMPANGRPDARVILPLGASWIPELSTIRVVRERGAGTQAWEQAVLPRRAAGAVLVNLCNLAPIAHARKILLLHDVQFLFSDNSYPARQRLGYRFLTPLMARTSAQVLTVSEYSRRLMDLTGVAPLERTAVLPNGADHLIDGPAAPDGASRFGLAPGGYVLLFGSAKSYKNVRVVFEAFADPRLADLVLVVVGMAEAALRAAGLHPPAGARFVGKVADDALRTLYAEALCLAFPSRTEGFGLPPIEAALSGCPSVVAPAGAIPEVCVDAVLYAGTDAPGEWADAILGYATDPVLRAAKVTAARERARTFRWADAGRGLLAHILRLAR, from the coding sequence GTGCGGCCGATCGTGTTCAACGGCAAGTTCTACGGCGGCAGCCTGAACGGCGTGCACCGCGTGGCCGATCGGCTGATCCGCGCGGTGGACGACGAACTCGGCGCGATGCCGGCGAACGGGCGGCCGGACGCGCGCGTGATCCTGCCGCTGGGGGCAAGCTGGATCCCGGAGCTGTCGACGATCCGCGTGGTGCGGGAACGCGGCGCCGGCACCCAGGCGTGGGAGCAGGCGGTGCTGCCGCGGCGCGCGGCGGGCGCAGTGCTGGTGAATCTGTGCAACCTTGCGCCGATCGCCCACGCTCGCAAGATCCTGCTGCTGCACGACGTGCAGTTCCTCTTTTCCGACAATTCCTATCCGGCGCGCCAGCGGCTGGGCTACCGCTTTCTCACGCCGCTGATGGCCCGCACCAGCGCGCAGGTGCTGACCGTATCGGAATATTCGCGCCGGCTGATGGACCTGACTGGCGTGGCCCCGCTGGAACGGACGGCGGTGCTGCCCAACGGCGCCGACCATCTGATCGACGGGCCGGCCGCGCCGGACGGCGCCAGCCGCTTCGGCCTGGCGCCCGGCGGCTATGTGCTGCTGTTCGGCAGCGCCAAGAGCTACAAGAACGTGCGCGTGGTGTTCGAGGCGTTCGCCGACCCGCGCCTCGCCGATCTCGTCCTGGTGGTGGTGGGCATGGCGGAGGCGGCGCTGCGCGCGGCCGGGCTGCATCCGCCGGCCGGCGCCCGCTTCGTCGGCAAGGTGGCGGACGATGCGCTGCGCACGCTCTATGCGGAGGCGCTGTGCCTCGCTTTTCCCTCCCGCACCGAGGGGTTCGGGCTGCCGCCGATCGAGGCGGCGCTCAGCGGCTGCCCGTCCGTCGTGGCACCCGCCGGCGCCATTCCGGAGGTGTGCGTCGATGCCGTGCTCTACGCCGGCACCGATGCGCCGGGGGAGTGGGCCGACGCCATCCTGGGCTACGCGACCGATCCCGTATTGCGCGCCGCGAAGGTGACGGCGGCGCGGGAGCGGGCGCGGACCTTCCGCTGGGCGGACGCGGGGCGCGGCCTGCTGGCGCACATCCTGCGCCTTGCGCGATGA